The following are encoded in a window of Candidatus Limnocylindrales bacterium genomic DNA:
- a CDS encoding acyl carrier protein, with translation MVSESRVKSVIAECLGLDADEIYLDASFESLGADYLDIVGLFISLEEEFGIEIPERDASRMKTVRDITWYIRCILEKEARKSRINKKRKEGNFHDL, from the coding sequence ATGGTTTCGGAAAGCCGGGTTAAATCGGTCATAGCCGAATGCCTGGGTCTCGATGCCGATGAAATATACCTGGATGCATCTTTTGAGAGCCTGGGAGCAGACTATTTAGACATCGTAGGTCTTTTTATCAGTTTGGAAGAAGAGTTTGGCATCGAAATCCCTGAACGAGATGCGAGTCGAATGAAAACGGTGAGGGATATAACCTGGTACATCCGGTGTATCCTCGAAAAGGAAGCCCGTAAAAGTAGGATAAATAAAAAAAGAAAAGAAGGAAACTTTCATGATTTATAA
- a CDS encoding antibiotic biosynthesis monooxygenase, giving the protein MIAVANRIFVAQAYAKTFEEHFRTRAGLVDGMPGFISNQVLRPTHPGDPYIVLTFWESYAHFESWTKSDAFIKGHTRSGTLPKEAFIAPNKLEVHEVILTTLSTPKPEAH; this is encoded by the coding sequence ATGATTGCAGTTGCCAATCGTATTTTTGTAGCCCAAGCGTATGCCAAAACCTTTGAGGAACATTTCCGTACCCGAGCTGGTTTGGTGGATGGTATGCCGGGTTTTATTTCCAATCAGGTATTGCGGCCCACCCATCCGGGGGATCCTTATATTGTGCTTACCTTCTGGGAGTCCTATGCCCACTTTGAGTCCTGGACAAAATCTGATGCTTTTATTAAAGGACATACCCGCTCCGGAACCTTACCAAAGGAGGCTTTTATCGCACCCAACAAACTGGAAGTTCATGAAGTTATCCTCACCACCCTTTCAACTCCAAAGCCAGAGGCCCATTGA
- a CDS encoding heme ABC transporter ATP-binding protein, with protein sequence MIEAHQISVKIGTQFLLQEVSLKISPGEVVAVIGPNGAGKSTLLRVLSGELVPSDGEVWMAGQPLPTWSLLERARRRAVLPQDSTLAFPFTALEVVLMGRTPHCKGLERTCDYEIARTALIAVGALHLETRLYPTLSGGERQRVQLARVLAQIGDTFSIHPCYLLLDEPIARLDLIHQHSTLQIVRDFARAGVGILLILHDLNLAAQYADRIVLLKSGRLIAEGSPWDVLTPEIIRSAFAMSVVVIPHPYLGCPLVVPLPGPDLVPNSVDWIGRCKEKK encoded by the coding sequence ATGATCGAAGCTCATCAGATCTCTGTGAAAATTGGGACTCAATTTCTCCTTCAGGAGGTCTCTCTTAAAATCTCTCCGGGTGAAGTAGTGGCTGTGATTGGGCCAAACGGAGCAGGCAAGTCTACCTTGCTCAGGGTACTAAGTGGGGAATTGGTTCCATCCGATGGGGAAGTTTGGATGGCAGGCCAGCCTCTCCCAACATGGTCACTTCTCGAACGGGCCCGCAGGCGTGCGGTGTTACCTCAAGATTCAACTCTTGCCTTTCCTTTTACCGCCTTAGAGGTTGTTCTCATGGGTCGCACCCCACATTGTAAAGGCCTAGAACGGACCTGCGATTATGAAATAGCCCGCACCGCTCTGATAGCCGTGGGAGCCTTGCATTTGGAAACACGTCTCTATCCTACCCTCTCAGGAGGGGAGCGCCAGCGTGTACAACTGGCCCGTGTTCTGGCCCAAATAGGGGATACCTTCTCCATTCACCCCTGCTACCTGTTACTCGATGAGCCTATTGCCAGGTTAGACTTGATTCATCAGCACAGCACCCTCCAAATCGTGCGGGATTTTGCACGGGCCGGGGTAGGAATCCTGCTAATTCTACACGACCTGAATCTGGCGGCACAATATGCCGACCGCATTGTGCTTCTCAAGTCAGGACGACTTATAGCGGAAGGATCCCCCTGGGATGTCCTCACCCCGGAGATAATCCGGAGTGCCTTTGCCATGTCCGTTGTCGTAATACCTCATCCCTATCTGGGGTGTCCGCTGGTCGTCCCTTTACCGGGGCCGGATCTGGTACCTAATTCGGTAGATTGGATAGGACGGTGCAAAGAGAAAAAGTAA
- a CDS encoding iron ABC transporter permease has translation MSTPTYLLTIKSLPRRRRSVSVLMILLMLLIGIVLASVGIGAVRISSGQILAILVKQVGIALPQAFEEQQEVVLVTIRLPRVVLGILVGTGLAVSGVAMQALFRNPLADPGLIGVSSGAALAAVSVIVLGTRLFGGLFQLLGFFTLPVMAFVGGLGATLAVYKLSHFEGRIQVTTMLLAGIAINALAGAGIGLLTSIATDVQLRSLTFWNLGSLGGATWATVSVGAPFILAAIIFILRLSQPFNVLLLGEAEAEHLGIPVESLKRQVMILVAMMVGAAVSMTGMIGFVGLIVPHLLRLMIGPDHRYLLPGSVLLGPCLLLGADLIARVLVAPAELPLGVVTAFLGAPFFLWLLLQDRRREKFL, from the coding sequence ATGAGTACTCCGACTTACCTTCTCACCATCAAATCTCTGCCTCGTAGACGACGATCTGTTTCTGTATTAATGATACTGCTAATGCTCCTGATAGGGATTGTCCTGGCATCAGTCGGGATAGGGGCTGTTCGTATTTCGTCGGGTCAAATCTTGGCCATCCTTGTTAAGCAGGTAGGTATTGCCTTGCCTCAGGCCTTTGAGGAGCAACAAGAAGTTGTTCTTGTTACCATTCGTCTACCCCGGGTGGTGCTGGGTATTCTGGTAGGGACCGGTCTGGCAGTATCCGGGGTTGCCATGCAAGCTTTATTCCGTAATCCCCTTGCCGATCCAGGTTTAATAGGAGTTTCCAGCGGCGCTGCCCTGGCGGCAGTTTCTGTAATTGTGCTCGGAACAAGGTTATTTGGAGGATTATTCCAGCTTTTAGGATTTTTTACCCTTCCGGTTATGGCCTTTGTAGGTGGGTTAGGGGCTACCCTTGCGGTGTATAAGCTTTCACATTTTGAAGGAAGAATCCAGGTGACTACGATGCTTCTAGCAGGTATTGCCATCAACGCGCTGGCCGGTGCCGGTATTGGGCTGTTAACCTCTATAGCTACTGATGTACAACTCCGTAGCCTTACTTTCTGGAACTTAGGGAGTTTAGGTGGTGCGACCTGGGCAACAGTAAGCGTAGGGGCACCGTTTATTTTAGCCGCAATCATTTTCATCTTACGACTCTCCCAACCCTTTAATGTCCTTCTTTTAGGTGAAGCAGAGGCCGAACACCTGGGTATTCCGGTTGAGTCCCTCAAACGACAGGTAATGATTCTCGTAGCTATGATGGTTGGAGCCGCCGTCTCCATGACCGGCATGATCGGTTTCGTGGGGCTTATAGTTCCACACCTGTTACGGTTAATGATCGGACCAGATCACCGCTATTTACTTCCGGGATCGGTCCTGCTGGGTCCATGTTTGCTCCTGGGAGCCGATTTGATCGCTCGGGTTCTGGTAGCACCGGCCGAGTTACCTTTAGGAGTCGTGACTGCCTTTCTTGGTGCTCCTTTTTTTCTCTGGTTGCTTTTGCAGGACCGTCGTCGAGAGAAGTTTTTATGA
- a CDS encoding hemin ABC transporter substrate-binding protein, protein MRFFFIFFIFFISLAVAGTTLVQTLLAGADDESIIIRDRSRIVTIGGSITEIVYALGQGSNLVGVDTSSIYPESTTHLPKVGYQRALSAEGILSLRPSLILATPEAGPLTVIAQLKASGIPVLVLPVEYSVEGARNKIRYVAKVLGVEAKGEELIRSIDQDLRVVEQQAALIRSKPPKVLFIYARGQGTLLVSGRGTAADGMIKLARGINAITDYEGFKPLTAEAAIVAAPDVLLLPSRGLESIGGVDGLFRLPGLSLTPAGKNRRFIAMDDLYLLGFGPRVGRAIQELMVLLYPELGEGQRQ, encoded by the coding sequence ATGAGATTTTTCTTTATATTCTTTATTTTCTTTATTTCGCTGGCCGTTGCAGGTACTACCCTTGTCCAAACCCTGCTGGCAGGTGCCGATGATGAATCTATCATAATTCGTGATAGGTCTCGTATCGTAACCATTGGCGGTTCAATTACGGAGATCGTATATGCCCTGGGTCAGGGTTCTAACCTTGTTGGGGTGGATACCTCAAGTATCTACCCAGAGAGCACGACCCATTTACCCAAAGTAGGTTATCAGAGAGCGCTATCGGCCGAGGGTATTCTCTCCCTCAGGCCAAGCCTGATTTTAGCAACCCCCGAGGCAGGCCCCCTTACCGTGATCGCGCAATTGAAAGCTTCCGGTATTCCGGTTCTTGTCTTACCTGTAGAGTATTCTGTTGAGGGTGCAAGAAACAAGATTCGGTATGTTGCTAAAGTGTTGGGAGTGGAAGCAAAAGGAGAAGAGTTAATAAGGTCGATAGATCAAGATCTCAGGGTTGTAGAGCAGCAGGCGGCTTTGATTCGTTCGAAACCTCCAAAGGTTTTATTTATATACGCTCGAGGGCAGGGTACTCTACTCGTATCGGGTAGAGGTACGGCAGCCGATGGAATGATTAAACTGGCACGGGGCATCAATGCCATAACCGACTATGAGGGCTTTAAACCTTTGACCGCAGAAGCGGCCATAGTGGCTGCACCCGATGTACTTTTGCTACCTTCACGGGGCCTTGAGAGTATCGGCGGGGTCGATGGTCTCTTCCGACTTCCTGGATTATCTTTGACACCTGCCGGGAAGAACCGTCGGTTTATCGCCATGGATGATCTATATCTCTTGGGATTTGGTCCACGGGTTGGTCGGGCTATTCAGGAGTTAATGGTTTTGTTATATCCTGAGCTTGGAGAAGGACAACGGCAATGA
- a CDS encoding DUF465 domain-containing protein, which produces MSEESMEELQKRLERENEEYARLKKSHRELDLKLQQLEEKRYLTPEEEMEVKKMKKEKLRLKDHMTEMLRAYQKKGAT; this is translated from the coding sequence ATGTCAGAAGAATCCATGGAGGAGCTCCAAAAGCGTTTAGAAAGGGAGAATGAGGAGTATGCACGGCTTAAGAAAAGCCATCGAGAGTTAGACCTCAAACTCCAGCAGTTAGAAGAAAAGCGCTATTTGACTCCGGAAGAGGAAATGGAAGTGAAGAAAATGAAGAAAGAAAAGCTGAGATTAAAGGATCACATGACTGAGATGCTTCGGGCTTATCAGAAGAAGGGAGCGACTTAG
- the ilvB gene encoding biosynthetic-type acetolactate synthase large subunit produces MKLTGAQILIESLKAEGVEVIFGIPGGAIMPVYDVLFDSGIAHILTRHEQGAIHAAEGYARTTGKVGVCMATSGPGATNLVTGLVDALMDSTPIVAITGQVPTHLIGTDGFQEADIYGISIPATKYNYLVRDVNKLAQIVAEAFYIARTGRPGPVLIDLPKDIQNAVTEYVKPKPVSLPCYNQYFQEINEAQVDKAIQAIEEAERPVIYVGGGVIISGAHQELYEFAKRTRIPVTTTLMGLGSFPGTDELSLGMLGMHGTKYANYAMGEADLILALGARFDDRVTGKVSEFARNAKIVHVDIDAAEINKIVYAHIPIRGDVKKVLQVFLKKLDKAKLKTYDKWHKQIQEWKTQYPLTYENSEDRVIPQYVVEQIYEATKGEAIITVGVGQHQMWAAQYYRFQAPRSWVSSSGLGTMGFGFPAAIGAQVAYPHRTVFTIDGDGSFQMTIQELATAVQYHLPIKIAILNNGYLGMVRQWQQLFFKGRYSHTFLGSPDFVKIAEGYGAVGILITKKAEVRPAIEKALETDNTVVMDFRIPQEDNVYPMIPAGGTLKQMIG; encoded by the coding sequence ATGAAATTAACAGGTGCACAAATCTTAATAGAATCCTTAAAAGCGGAGGGTGTGGAAGTGATTTTTGGTATTCCAGGGGGAGCCATCATGCCCGTGTATGATGTGCTATTTGACTCTGGAATCGCCCATATCCTGACCCGCCACGAACAGGGAGCGATTCACGCTGCGGAAGGCTATGCAAGGACTACCGGAAAAGTTGGGGTGTGCATGGCGACTTCCGGACCCGGTGCCACAAATCTGGTGACCGGTTTAGTCGATGCCCTGATGGACTCCACACCCATTGTGGCTATCACAGGTCAGGTTCCAACCCACCTCATTGGAACCGATGGCTTCCAAGAGGCCGATATTTATGGGATTAGTATTCCGGCAACCAAATATAATTATTTAGTTCGGGACGTTAATAAATTAGCTCAAATTGTCGCGGAGGCTTTTTATATTGCCAGAACAGGACGCCCTGGACCGGTCTTAATAGATCTACCCAAGGATATTCAAAATGCCGTAACAGAATATGTAAAGCCTAAACCCGTTTCCTTACCTTGTTATAATCAATATTTTCAAGAAATTAATGAAGCGCAAGTAGACAAAGCCATCCAGGCCATTGAAGAAGCCGAGCGACCCGTTATCTATGTGGGCGGTGGTGTGATCATATCCGGGGCTCACCAGGAACTTTATGAGTTCGCTAAAAGAACCCGTATTCCGGTTACTACGACCCTTATGGGACTCGGGAGTTTTCCCGGAACCGATGAGTTGTCCCTGGGGATGCTGGGAATGCACGGAACCAAATACGCCAACTATGCCATGGGAGAGGCCGATCTTATCTTAGCCCTTGGAGCTCGTTTTGATGATCGGGTCACCGGAAAGGTCTCTGAATTTGCACGGAATGCTAAAATCGTCCATGTGGATATAGATGCCGCTGAAATTAATAAAATTGTCTATGCCCATATTCCTATCCGGGGAGATGTTAAAAAAGTCCTACAGGTGTTCCTTAAAAAGTTAGATAAGGCTAAACTCAAAACCTATGACAAATGGCATAAACAGATTCAGGAATGGAAAACCCAATATCCTTTAACCTATGAGAATTCAGAGGATCGCGTCATACCCCAGTATGTAGTGGAACAAATTTACGAAGCCACCAAAGGGGAAGCGATTATTACCGTTGGGGTCGGGCAACATCAAATGTGGGCGGCCCAGTACTACCGATTTCAAGCACCCAGATCCTGGGTCTCCTCCAGTGGATTAGGGACTATGGGTTTTGGTTTTCCGGCTGCTATTGGGGCTCAGGTTGCCTATCCCCATAGAACGGTCTTTACCATAGATGGGGATGGAAGTTTCCAAATGACCATTCAAGAACTGGCTACCGCTGTACAGTATCATCTGCCCATCAAAATCGCAATCTTAAATAACGGATATCTGGGAATGGTTCGTCAATGGCAGCAGCTTTTCTTCAAAGGACGCTACTCCCATACATTCCTTGGAAGTCCGGATTTTGTGAAGATTGCAGAAGGTTATGGGGCCGTGGGCATACTTATCACCAAAAAAGCAGAAGTCCGACCGGCCATTGAAAAAGCCCTTGAAACAGATAATACGGTGGTTATGGATTTTCGCATTCCTCAAGAAGATAATGTTTATCCCATGATTCCTGCCGGCGGAACTTTAAAACAAATGATCGGCTAA
- the ilvN gene encoding acetolactate synthase small subunit — protein MLHTLSLLVRNHPGVLSHVAGLFTRRGYNIESISVGVTENPELSRMTIAVGGDERVVQQIIKQCQKLVDVLSIKDLKYDESITRELAVFVVKTPSNQSRAEIIQIAGVFNARVADMSETSIMIEVTGNQRQIDSITRLLAQYGIEEMARTGIVALTFPSKRKPEDSLEKE, from the coding sequence ATGCTACATACTTTATCCTTGCTGGTCCGAAATCATCCCGGAGTCCTTTCCCATGTGGCCGGACTCTTCACCCGTCGAGGTTATAACATTGAAAGTATCTCTGTGGGTGTAACCGAAAATCCGGAATTATCCAGAATGACCATTGCCGTAGGCGGTGATGAGCGGGTCGTACAACAGATTATCAAACAATGCCAGAAGTTAGTGGATGTTCTCTCTATCAAGGATTTAAAATACGATGAATCTATCACGCGAGAACTGGCCGTATTTGTCGTCAAGACCCCAAGCAACCAATCCCGAGCAGAAATCATTCAAATAGCCGGTGTTTTTAATGCCCGGGTCGCCGATATGTCTGAAACCAGTATTATGATTGAAGTGACCGGTAATCAACGCCAAATTGATTCCATTACGCGGCTCTTAGCCCAGTATGGAATCGAAGAAATGGCCCGAACGGGGATCGTCGCCCTGACCTTCCCGAGCAAAAGAAAACCGGAGGACTCTCTGGAGAAAGAATAA
- the ilvC gene encoding ketol-acid reductoisomerase, with the protein MPATIYYDKDADLNVLKNKTIAIIGYGSQGHAQAQNLRDSGLNVVVGLKKDSKSWAQAERDGLKVTTVPEASAQADVIQILAPDSIQKQLFETEIKPNLEEGNALFFSHGFNIHFGQIVPPKHVDVVLIAPKSPGHIMRRVYVEGGGVPSLIAIHQDYTGNAKSIGLAYAKGIGSTRAGVLETTFKEETETDLFGEQTVLCGGVTELVRAGFETLVEAGYQPEIAYFECMHELKLIVDLFYQGGINYMRYSVSDTAKYGDLTRGKRVIGEATRKEMKKILDEIQTGQFAKEWILENEAGRPVYNATLKREANHLIEQVGRNLRRMMSWIDAKEIEF; encoded by the coding sequence ATGCCGGCAACCATTTATTATGATAAAGATGCAGATTTAAATGTCCTTAAAAATAAAACAATCGCCATTATCGGCTATGGAAGCCAGGGACATGCCCAAGCCCAAAACCTGCGGGATAGCGGGTTGAATGTCGTTGTGGGCCTTAAAAAGGATAGTAAAAGCTGGGCCCAGGCTGAACGAGATGGATTAAAAGTTACCACTGTCCCGGAGGCCTCTGCCCAGGCAGATGTTATCCAGATTCTGGCTCCAGATAGCATTCAGAAACAACTCTTTGAAACCGAAATAAAACCCAATCTGGAGGAAGGGAACGCCCTGTTTTTCTCCCATGGATTCAATATTCATTTCGGTCAGATAGTCCCTCCCAAACACGTAGATGTCGTTCTTATAGCCCCTAAAAGCCCCGGTCATATCATGCGTCGGGTATACGTGGAAGGAGGGGGAGTCCCTTCCCTCATTGCAATTCACCAGGATTATACGGGAAATGCCAAAAGTATCGGATTGGCCTATGCAAAGGGAATTGGTTCTACCCGGGCCGGGGTTTTGGAAACAACCTTTAAAGAGGAAACCGAAACGGACCTCTTTGGCGAACAGACCGTTCTGTGTGGCGGAGTGACAGAGCTGGTTCGAGCCGGATTTGAGACCCTTGTAGAGGCAGGCTATCAACCCGAAATAGCTTATTTTGAGTGTATGCATGAACTGAAACTCATCGTGGACCTGTTTTATCAAGGGGGTATTAATTACATGCGTTACTCGGTAAGTGATACGGCCAAATATGGAGATCTTACCCGAGGCAAAAGAGTGATCGGTGAAGCAACCCGAAAAGAAATGAAGAAAATTCTGGATGAAATTCAAACCGGTCAATTTGCTAAAGAATGGATCTTGGAAAATGAAGCCGGTCGACCGGTCTATAATGCGACCCTGAAACGAGAGGCCAACCATCTCATCGAACAGGTTGGGCGAAACCTGAGGAGGATGATGAGCTGGATCGATGCAAAGGAAATTGAGTTTTAA
- a CDS encoding phosphatidylserine decarboxylase family protein: MPIAKEGYIFITIPLILTLILFLVPGWRGSLLSWLSLAVTLLMINFFRDPERKPPETPGVIVSPADGKIVQVVEADRRELKGRYQQVSIFMSPLDVHVNRSPITGVVESITYIPGRFLPAFRDKASELNEQTSIILTAETPHGPARVMVKQIAGLLARRIVCWLRQGDKVTTGQRIGLIKFSSRVDLFLPTTVQLQIKVGDKVKAGTSIIGRW, encoded by the coding sequence ATGCCGATAGCGAAAGAAGGTTACATCTTCATAACCATCCCGTTGATCTTAACGTTGATCCTTTTCCTGGTACCGGGATGGCGCGGGAGTCTCTTGAGCTGGCTATCTCTGGCCGTAACTCTTTTAATGATCAATTTTTTTAGAGATCCCGAAAGAAAACCGCCAGAAACCCCGGGGGTCATTGTCTCACCGGCCGATGGAAAAATCGTTCAGGTCGTAGAGGCCGACCGCCGGGAATTGAAAGGCCGCTATCAGCAGGTAAGTATCTTTATGTCTCCCCTGGATGTCCATGTGAATCGATCCCCCATTACCGGCGTCGTTGAATCCATCACTTATATTCCCGGCCGATTTCTACCGGCTTTTCGGGATAAAGCCTCTGAGCTCAACGAACAGACCAGCATCATCCTGACTGCAGAGACGCCCCATGGACCGGCTCGGGTTATGGTCAAACAAATTGCAGGACTGCTGGCCCGTCGAATCGTTTGCTGGCTTCGACAAGGAGACAAAGTGACAACCGGGCAGCGGATCGGCCTCATTAAATTCAGCTCCAGAGTTGATTTATTTCTTCCGACCACGGTTCAACTTCAAATAAAAGTTGGAGATAAAGTCAAGGCTGGAACCTCTATTATAGGTCGGTGGTAA
- the pssA gene encoding CDP-diacylglycerol--serine O-phosphatidyltransferase, with amino-acid sequence MKTIYLIPNFFTLGNAFCGFYSIISAINGRYTIAAIFILIAGLFDILDGKIARVTKSSSKFGVEFDSLADLISFGVAPGLLVYLWALKPYGKVGWLAAFLFVVCGALRLARFNVLVDKVSMDRFIGLPIPMAAGTLASSIILQEQVTGKLPNHTILMAILTYVLALLMVSGIKYRSFKKVNYRNKNPYHILVMATLVLIVIAAHPEIMIFVLFSIFTLSGPVEFLLSRRKKLRKLEGTVQGSEVKSYTEDQPLTIKNEQ; translated from the coding sequence ATGAAAACAATCTACCTTATACCTAATTTTTTTACCCTGGGGAATGCTTTCTGCGGATTCTATTCCATTATTTCCGCAATCAATGGAAGGTATACAATCGCAGCGATTTTTATCTTGATCGCAGGATTATTCGATATTCTGGACGGTAAAATAGCCCGAGTTACTAAATCCTCAAGTAAATTCGGTGTTGAATTTGATTCCCTGGCAGACCTTATTTCCTTTGGAGTGGCTCCGGGTTTGCTGGTCTATCTGTGGGCCCTTAAACCCTATGGGAAGGTAGGATGGTTGGCGGCATTTCTCTTTGTAGTCTGTGGAGCTCTGAGACTGGCCAGATTTAACGTTTTGGTGGATAAAGTGAGTATGGATCGGTTTATAGGATTACCCATTCCTATGGCAGCCGGTACCTTAGCCTCGTCGATTATACTCCAGGAACAGGTCACAGGTAAATTACCCAATCATACCATTCTGATGGCTATTCTGACCTATGTACTGGCGCTTTTAATGGTCAGTGGAATCAAATATCGGAGCTTCAAAAAGGTCAATTATCGAAATAAAAATCCTTATCACATTCTGGTTATGGCTACATTGGTACTGATTGTCATTGCAGCACATCCGGAAATTATGATTTTTGTCCTGTTCTCGATCTTCACCTTATCGGGTCCTGTAGAGTTTCTTTTATCCAGACGAAAAAAGCTGAGAAAGCTTGAAGGAACCGTACAGGGGAGTGAAGTTAAATCTTATACCGAGGATCAACCTTTAACCATAAAAAATGAGCAATGA
- a CDS encoding 2-isopropylmalate synthase — MSEKVIIFDTTLRDGEQSPGASMNIEEKMQMARQLARLNVDVIEAGFPIASEGDFLAVKEIAQEIKGPIIAALARTTKQDIDRAWEALKYAERFRIHTFIATSDIHVKYKLRKTREEVLEDAINAVKRARNYTDDVEFSPEDAGRTKLDFLCKVIEEVIKAGATTINIPDTVGYTIPWEFGDLIAQIRNRVPNIDKAILSVHCHNDLGLAVANSLAAIKNGARQVECTINGIGERAGNASLEEIVMAIKTRKDLFNFVHTDIKTEEIYRTSRLLTQLTGLIVQRNKAIVGENAFAHEAGIHQDGVLKEKLTYEIMTPESIGRPSNELVLGKHSGRHAFRNRLEELGYKLSEEQLNEAFKRFKDLADKKKEIYDEDLQVIAGELSLSMPEAYTLEYLGIIGGTGIVPTATVKIRRGDQVVQQSGCGDGPVEAAYRAIDTITGIPGRLKEYSIRAVTKGKDAIGEALVVVDFDGQLVSGKGSSTDVIEASAKAYLNAVNKVVMKRGLKEVKDEGP, encoded by the coding sequence ATGAGCGAAAAAGTCATTATATTTGATACTACCTTGCGTGATGGAGAACAGTCTCCTGGGGCAAGTATGAATATCGAAGAAAAGATGCAAATGGCGAGGCAACTGGCCAGGCTGAATGTAGATGTTATCGAAGCAGGCTTTCCCATTGCCTCCGAAGGGGATTTTCTGGCGGTCAAAGAGATCGCTCAAGAAATTAAAGGCCCTATTATTGCCGCACTGGCTAGAACTACCAAACAGGATATCGACCGGGCTTGGGAAGCTTTAAAATATGCCGAGCGTTTTCGAATCCATACCTTTATTGCTACTTCGGATATCCATGTCAAATACAAGCTGAGAAAAACTCGTGAGGAAGTTCTGGAAGACGCCATCAACGCCGTTAAAAGGGCTCGAAATTATACCGACGACGTAGAATTCTCACCGGAAGATGCAGGCCGTACTAAACTGGATTTCCTGTGTAAAGTGATCGAAGAGGTGATCAAAGCTGGTGCTACAACCATTAACATTCCCGACACCGTGGGATATACCATTCCATGGGAATTTGGGGATCTCATCGCTCAAATTCGAAACCGGGTCCCCAATATCGATAAAGCCATCCTGAGTGTACACTGCCACAATGATTTAGGATTGGCCGTAGCCAATTCCCTGGCTGCAATTAAAAACGGAGCGCGACAGGTGGAGTGTACCATTAACGGAATCGGGGAACGTGCCGGAAATGCTTCCTTGGAAGAGATTGTGATGGCCATCAAAACCCGAAAGGATCTTTTCAATTTTGTCCATACCGATATCAAAACAGAGGAAATTTACCGAACGAGCCGCTTATTGACCCAACTTACCGGACTCATTGTACAAAGAAATAAAGCTATTGTAGGAGAAAATGCCTTTGCCCATGAAGCTGGTATCCATCAAGATGGGGTTTTGAAGGAAAAACTAACCTATGAAATTATGACCCCGGAGTCTATTGGAAGACCCAGTAATGAACTGGTTTTGGGTAAACACTCCGGTCGCCATGCCTTTCGAAATAGACTGGAAGAATTGGGTTATAAATTATCCGAAGAACAACTGAATGAAGCCTTTAAGCGATTTAAAGACCTGGCCGATAAAAAGAAAGAAATCTACGATGAAGATCTTCAGGTTATCGCAGGAGAACTCTCCCTTTCAATGCCGGAAGCTTACACACTGGAATATTTGGGAATTATCGGCGGAACCGGTATCGTACCTACGGCAACGGTTAAGATTCGAAGGGGAGATCAGGTGGTCCAACAGTCCGGATGTGGGGACGGGCCTGTCGAAGCAGCTTATCGCGCCATCGATACCATCACCGGAATCCCAGGCCGACTGAAAGAATATTCCATCCGTGCTGTCACCAAAGGTAAAGATGCTATTGGAGAAGCCCTGGTAGTTGTGGATTTCGATGGGCAACTGGTAAGTGGTAAAGGGTCCAGTACCGACGTCATTGAAGCCAGTGCTAAAGCTTACTTGAATGCCGTGAATAAAGTGGTCATGAAACGAGGCCTTAAGGAAGTAAAAGATGAAGGACCCTAA